One segment of Caldalkalibacillus thermarum DNA contains the following:
- the rlmH gene encoding 23S rRNA (pseudouridine(1915)-N(3))-methyltransferase RlmH: MQITVLSVGKIKEKYLRQGIAEFEKRIKPYCKLKLIEVNDEQAPEHLSEEQLRQVKAKEGKRLLAHIKPEHYVIALAVEGVQWSSEQLARELEQLATYGRSQIVFVIGGSNGLADEVLKRANVQLSFSKMTFPHQLMKLILLEQLYRSFKIMKGEPYHK, from the coding sequence ATGCAGATTACGGTACTCAGTGTGGGCAAGATCAAAGAAAAATACTTAAGGCAAGGGATCGCCGAATTTGAAAAAAGGATAAAACCGTATTGCAAGTTGAAGCTGATTGAGGTAAACGATGAACAAGCACCGGAGCACTTAAGTGAAGAACAGTTGCGTCAAGTGAAGGCCAAGGAAGGAAAACGCCTTTTGGCCCATATTAAGCCGGAACATTATGTTATTGCCTTAGCGGTTGAAGGGGTGCAATGGTCCTCCGAACAATTGGCCAGGGAACTGGAGCAGCTGGCCACTTACGGCCGCAGCCAGATTGTGTTTGTGATCGGTGGCTCCAACGGACTGGCCGATGAGGTTCTCAAGCGGGCCAACGTGCAGCTTTCCTTTTCCAAGATGACCTTTCCCCATCAGCTGATGAAGCTGATCTTACTGGAGCAGCTCTACCGGTCGTTTAAGATTATGAAGGGTGAACCGTATCATAAGTAA
- a CDS encoding PucR family transcriptional regulator: MKGALPNRNPFKGLYEDLESFVDRISDMLSCPITLEDANHRLLAYSTHDDRTDPARTATIMGRRVPEKVINSLWKNGVIPQLMASDEPIRVKKITDIGLDNRVAISIRQNEEVLGYIWALDMDHTLDDEKLALLKQAAEAARKLLLKRQAHKYKREAGHQELLWQLLTGHADTEEEIKAKFEQLKLTFPAMATVIVFQFAQDVDARLENKLGYILKTSQRIKPVLSTTDGHQFILLAAPQSQEAPLKDFQHFIPACIALMKERFDVFPMLGACGSIQRHLPAVEKSYKEALYVLDIKEKFAEDTEKIYTYQDLGIYQFLDVIADKRKRDGSVNHALQKLYAYDQQHNSQLVKTLDVYLNKDTNLNETAKALHIHVNTLNYRLKRIAEIGEINLSDPNQKMMLYIDLKINKYTAKGHL, translated from the coding sequence ATGAAGGGCGCTCTACCGAACCGTAATCCTTTCAAAGGGCTGTATGAGGATCTGGAAAGCTTCGTCGACCGGATCAGCGACATGCTGTCATGCCCTATCACTTTGGAAGATGCCAATCACAGGCTTTTAGCTTACAGCACCCATGACGACCGGACAGATCCGGCACGAACGGCCACCATCATGGGCAGGCGTGTCCCTGAAAAAGTGATTAACAGTTTATGGAAAAACGGTGTGATTCCTCAACTAATGGCCAGTGATGAGCCCATTCGGGTCAAGAAAATCACTGACATTGGGCTGGATAACCGGGTGGCCATCTCTATCCGCCAAAATGAAGAGGTACTTGGTTACATCTGGGCCCTGGATATGGACCATACATTGGACGATGAGAAACTGGCCTTATTAAAACAAGCGGCCGAAGCCGCCAGAAAGCTCTTGCTTAAACGGCAAGCACACAAATATAAGCGGGAAGCTGGCCACCAGGAATTGCTCTGGCAATTGTTAACCGGGCATGCCGATACGGAAGAAGAAATCAAAGCAAAGTTTGAACAGCTTAAGCTTACCTTTCCTGCCATGGCCACAGTCATTGTCTTTCAGTTTGCCCAGGACGTGGATGCCCGGTTGGAGAACAAGCTTGGCTATATCCTGAAAACCTCCCAGCGCATCAAACCGGTTTTGTCTACAACGGATGGCCATCAGTTTATTTTATTGGCTGCTCCCCAATCTCAAGAAGCACCCCTCAAGGACTTTCAGCACTTTATCCCTGCCTGTATAGCCCTGATGAAAGAGCGTTTTGACGTATTTCCTATGCTGGGGGCCTGCGGATCTATCCAACGCCATTTGCCAGCTGTTGAAAAAAGTTATAAAGAGGCCCTGTATGTACTAGACATAAAAGAAAAATTTGCCGAAGATACAGAGAAGATCTACACCTATCAGGATTTAGGCATCTATCAGTTCCTGGATGTGATTGCTGACAAAAGAAAGAGAGACGGTTCGGTCAATCACGCCTTGCAAAAACTTTACGCCTATGACCAGCAGCACAACAGCCAGTTGGTCAAAACTTTGGATGTTTACCTCAATAAAGATACCAATCTGAATGAAACAGCCAAAGCGCTGCATATTCATGTCAATACGTTAAACTACCGGCTTAAGCGCATTGCAGAAATCGGCGAGATAAACCTGAGTGATCCCAACCAAAAAATGATGTTGTATATTGATCTAAAAATTAATAAATATACAGCAAAAGGCCATTTGTAG
- the ald gene encoding alanine dehydrogenase, with product MIISVPKEIKNNENRVALTPAGVMSFVNAGHKVLIQAGAGVGSGFSDEAYVQAGATIIEEAAEIWAKAEMVMKVKEPLPSEYEYFREGLVLFTYLHLAAEPSLAKALLEKGVTAVAYETVEVNGTLPLLTPMSEVAGRMAVQIGAQFLEKPKGGKGILLGGVPGVKRGKVTIIGGGVVGTNAAKIAVGLGADVTIIDLNAERLRQLDDIFGTRINTLMSNAYNIAEAVQESDLVIGAVLIPGAKAPKLVTEEMIRSMEPGSVVVDVAVDQGGIFETVDRITTHDDPVFIKHDVVHYAVANMPGAVPRTSTIALTNVTVPYALQIANKGIHQAVVDNPALKKGVNVAGGAITYEAVARDLGYPYVPVEKALSQTNSTIL from the coding sequence ATGATTATCAGCGTGCCCAAAGAAATCAAGAATAATGAAAACCGCGTGGCTTTAACTCCAGCCGGCGTCATGTCCTTCGTCAATGCAGGACACAAAGTCCTTATCCAAGCAGGGGCCGGAGTTGGAAGCGGTTTCAGCGATGAGGCCTATGTCCAAGCCGGGGCCACCATCATTGAGGAGGCTGCTGAGATATGGGCCAAGGCCGAGATGGTGATGAAGGTCAAAGAACCACTTCCCTCGGAATATGAGTATTTCCGCGAAGGGCTGGTGCTGTTTACCTATCTCCATTTGGCAGCTGAGCCGTCTCTGGCAAAAGCCTTGCTGGAAAAAGGCGTAACGGCCGTTGCTTATGAAACGGTGGAAGTGAATGGCACCCTGCCCCTCTTGACACCAATGAGTGAAGTGGCCGGACGGATGGCCGTCCAAATCGGGGCTCAGTTCTTGGAAAAACCTAAAGGCGGCAAAGGCATCCTGCTGGGTGGTGTGCCGGGGGTCAAACGGGGCAAAGTGACCATTATCGGCGGTGGCGTTGTCGGTACCAACGCAGCCAAAATTGCCGTCGGCCTGGGGGCTGACGTCACAATTATCGACCTGAACGCCGAACGTTTGCGCCAATTGGATGATATATTTGGCACACGCATTAATACGCTGATGTCCAACGCTTACAATATAGCCGAAGCTGTGCAGGAGTCAGATCTGGTGATTGGTGCCGTGCTGATTCCGGGAGCCAAGGCCCCTAAACTGGTTACCGAAGAGATGATCCGTTCCATGGAGCCTGGTTCGGTTGTAGTGGATGTGGCCGTTGACCAAGGGGGAATTTTCGAAACGGTCGACCGTATCACCACCCATGATGACCCTGTTTTCATCAAGCATGATGTCGTCCATTACGCGGTGGCCAACATGCCTGGAGCGGTGCCCCGCACCTCCACCATTGCCTTAACCAATGTGACGGTGCCTTATGCCCTGCAAATCGCCAATAAGGGCATACACCAAGCAGTTGTTGACAACCCGGCTTTGAAAAAAGGGGTTAATGTGGCTGGCGGCGCCATCACCTATGAGGCGGTGGCCCGTGATCTTGGTTACCCGTACGTTCCGGTGGAAAAAGCTCTGTCTCAAACCAATTCCACTATCTTGTGA
- a CDS encoding putative bifunctional diguanylate cyclase/phosphodiesterase encodes MNDRPELSKYSFYCHGDISAQNRSEMLLMGHQRILNMMANDDPLEDILTEIALTAERINPGLICSIMLLKGNQLFHGAAPSLPQEFIKEINGIHIGSCAGSCGTAAYLKKLVIVENIATDPLWADFKQIALDHGLASCWSMPIVDARNKVLGTFAIYHRTPLTPTHEELKLIDTFSSLASLALGHERTKRKLEESEQRYKSLFKYNTDAVFTLDVNGHFLTANKAAIALSGYSRKELLNMSFTLLVVMEDLGKTLKAFRETLNGNPQNFEMCFQNKQGERIHLNITSVPIVVNESVTGVFCIAKDITQRKLYEKQVQQLAHYDALTHLPNRRLLQERLNQTLSAAKRDNHLSALLYLDLDRFKVINDSLGHDIGDELLREVAGRLLSSVSDTATVSRLGGDEFIILLPQIANQDEAVTVVKNILHNMQKPFNIRSYDLRITASIGLVFIPQDGVTADELIKRADMAMYEAKRSGKNTYCLFAKEMEDHTLQPALLENDLHYAIERGQLAVYYQPIIDLVSGEVIGMEALLRWQHPEYGFISPGIFIPLAEETGLIHSIGRWVLREACLQNKRWQEEGYQPIRMSVNVSMKQLQEKDFHHHIKNILDESGLDPQFLELEMTESTIMQNEQTVIENLKHIKALGVRISIDDFGAGYSSLSYLKQFDVDTLKIDKSFIHDLPDHHYGHVITTAVISIAHSLNMNVVAEGVEKKEQWKCLESIHCDAAQGYLFSPPSPVEGLQPLLETGRWSK; translated from the coding sequence GTGAACGATCGGCCTGAGTTGTCGAAGTATTCATTCTATTGCCATGGGGACATTTCCGCCCAAAACAGATCTGAAATGTTGTTAATGGGGCACCAACGCATTTTGAACATGATGGCCAACGATGATCCCCTCGAGGATATCTTAACTGAGATTGCCTTAACCGCCGAACGGATTAATCCCGGTCTCATCTGTTCCATCATGCTGCTCAAAGGCAATCAATTATTTCACGGCGCTGCCCCCAGCCTTCCCCAAGAATTCATCAAAGAAATCAATGGGATACACATTGGCTCCTGTGCAGGGTCGTGCGGGACTGCCGCCTATCTTAAGAAATTGGTTATTGTGGAAAATATCGCCACTGACCCGTTATGGGCAGATTTTAAACAGATAGCCTTAGACCATGGTCTTGCTTCCTGCTGGTCTATGCCCATTGTGGATGCTCGAAACAAAGTATTGGGCACATTTGCCATCTATCACCGCACCCCTCTAACACCCACTCATGAGGAGTTAAAACTGATTGATACCTTCTCCTCCCTGGCCAGTTTGGCCCTGGGGCACGAACGGACAAAAAGGAAACTTGAGGAAAGCGAACAACGCTATAAGTCTCTGTTTAAATACAATACGGACGCTGTTTTTACCCTTGATGTCAACGGGCACTTTTTAACAGCCAACAAGGCAGCTATCGCTCTGTCTGGATATTCGCGCAAAGAATTGTTGAACATGTCGTTTACACTCCTTGTTGTCATGGAGGATCTGGGCAAAACTTTAAAAGCGTTTAGGGAAACGCTTAACGGCAACCCCCAAAACTTTGAGATGTGTTTCCAGAATAAACAAGGGGAGCGGATTCATTTAAACATTACCTCCGTCCCGATTGTTGTTAATGAAAGCGTGACAGGCGTGTTCTGCATTGCCAAGGATATCACGCAACGCAAATTGTATGAAAAACAAGTGCAGCAACTGGCCCATTACGATGCTTTAACCCACTTGCCCAACCGCCGGCTGTTGCAAGAACGGCTGAATCAAACCCTATCCGCGGCCAAACGGGACAATCATCTGTCGGCCCTTTTATACCTTGATCTGGACCGCTTCAAAGTGATTAACGATTCGCTTGGCCATGATATAGGAGACGAACTGCTGCGTGAAGTTGCTGGCCGTCTGCTTAGTTCTGTATCCGATACGGCTACCGTTTCCCGCCTTGGGGGCGACGAATTTATCATTTTACTGCCCCAGATTGCCAATCAGGACGAAGCCGTCACAGTGGTCAAAAACATTTTGCACAACATGCAAAAACCGTTTAACATCCGCTCGTACGACCTGCGCATCACGGCCAGCATTGGCCTGGTCTTTATTCCTCAAGACGGTGTCACAGCAGATGAATTAATCAAACGGGCCGATATGGCAATGTATGAAGCGAAACGGTCAGGGAAAAACACGTACTGCCTCTTTGCCAAAGAGATGGAGGATCACACCCTGCAACCTGCCTTGTTGGAAAATGACCTGCATTACGCCATTGAGCGGGGACAGCTTGCGGTTTATTACCAACCGATCATCGATCTGGTGTCCGGTGAGGTGATCGGTATGGAAGCCCTGCTCCGTTGGCAGCATCCTGAATACGGTTTCATTTCGCCAGGCATTTTTATCCCCCTTGCTGAGGAAACCGGATTAATCCATTCCATCGGCCGTTGGGTTTTACGGGAAGCTTGCCTGCAAAACAAACGCTGGCAAGAAGAAGGCTACCAGCCCATCCGCATGTCGGTTAATGTTTCCATGAAACAGCTTCAAGAAAAAGATTTCCATCACCACATCAAAAACATTCTGGATGAAAGCGGACTGGACCCACAATTTCTGGAGTTAGAGATGACGGAAAGCACCATCATGCAAAATGAGCAAACGGTGATTGAAAACTTGAAACACATTAAAGCGCTTGGGGTGCGCATATCGATCGATGACTTCGGGGCAGGCTATTCCTCCCTGAGCTATTTAAAACAGTTTGACGTCGATACGTTAAAAATCGATAAATCATTTATTCACGACCTGCCTGACCATCATTACGGCCATGTGATTACGACCGCTGTCATCTCCATTGCCCATAGTCTGAACATGAATGTTGTAGCGGAGGGTGTGGAAAAGAAGGAACAATGGAAGTGCCTGGAAAGCATCCACTGTGATGCTGCCCAAGGGTATTTGTTCAGCCCGCCTTCACCAGTGGAAGGGTTGCAGCCACTGCTTGAAACAGGAAGATGGAGCAAGTGA